The Ciconia boyciana chromosome 2, ASM3463844v1, whole genome shotgun sequence genome has a segment encoding these proteins:
- the RBFA gene encoding putative ribosome-binding factor A, mitochondrial codes for MWSARAAAGAARRAQEAAVPRWCRALRSSGALSGSRDLLKKMLRKKKKKLWYDSPTLGSKMMYKPTKLASVMKDNQTKTRKEDNIRCRVLNSLIHKAVAEMMTTCEVNQELYDLKLEICKVSLASNFSACRVYWNPAATVENESYVESVLRKSAPRIRYLLTSQQILGNVPPIVFVKDKEAAAVKEIEELLSIADFGPPEEVETLSQNDSSKLFSSATQSSDSPMWSNLFGIDHELLNKQIMDYKRLKVSRDTESIAWTEEQEQQLSKIQKKMKKKKPRNPPDDDITPQKYLLDRDEADYWDDNTESILDYELEDELQEEVNELEADDGKTVSQPTDKLK; via the exons ATGTGGAgcgcccgggcggcggcgggcgcggcgcggcgggcgcaGGAGGCGGCGGTGCCGCGCTGGTGCCGGGCGCTGCGCAGCTCCGGCGCCTTGAGCGGCTCCAGGGAcctgctgaagaaaatgctCCGCAAAAAGAA aaagaagctttgGTATGACAGCCCTACCCTGGGATCTAAAATG atgtataAACCAACCAAGTTGGCCTCTGTAATGAAAGATAACCAGACAAAAACTAGGAAAGAAGATAACATACGCTGCAGAGTCTTGAATAGTCTTATTCATAAAGCTGTGGCAGAGATGATGACTACCTGTGAAGTTAATCAAGAACTTTATGATCTCAAGCTGGAAATCTGCAAG GTGTCCCTGGCATCAAACTTTTCAGCGTGTCGTGTGTACTGGAATCCTGCTGCTACTGTGGAGAATGAAAGTTACGTTGAAAGTGTGCTGCGGAAGAGTGCTCCACGTATACG GTATCTTTTGACGAGTCAGCAGATTCTAGGAAATGTACCCCCAATAGTATTTGTAAAAGACAAAGAAGCTGCAGCTGTAAAAGAG ATTGAGGAATTATTGTCAATCGCTGATTTTGGACCTCCAGAAGAAGTAGAAACATTATCTCAAAATGATTCTAG TAAACTGTTCTCTTCAGCAACTCAATCTTCAGATTCACCCATGTGGTCTAATCTTTTTGGTATTGATCATGAACTGCTGAATAAGCAGATAATGGACTACAAAAGACTGAAAGTGTCAAGAGATACAGAAAGCATTGCTTGGAcagaagagcaggagcagcagctttctaagattcaaaagaaaatgaaaaagaaaaaaccaaggAATCCTCCTGATGATGACATTACACCACAGAAATACTTACTGGACAGAGACGAAGCTGATTACTGGGATGATAACACTGAATCAATCTTGGACTATGAACTGGAGGATGAATTACAGGAAGAGGTAAATGAATTGGAAGCAGATGATGGCAAAACTGTAAGTCAGCCTACTGATAAActgaaatga